One genomic region from Yersinia canariae encodes:
- the yqhD gene encoding alcohol dehydrogenase: MQNFTLHTPTKVLFGTGQIAQLNKEIPADARILITYGGGSIKKNGVLDQVHQALKGFDFVEFGGIEPNPTYETLMKAVEVCRSEKINFLLAVGGGSVLDGTKFIAAAVNYPQDPWHILETTGRDIKEALPMGSVLTLPATGSETNSGAVISRRSTGDKQHFFSPLVQPLFAVLDPVVTYTLPPRQVANGVVDAFVHTIEQYLTYPVDAKVQDRFAEGLLLTLIEDGPKALTDPENYNVRANIMWSATMALNGLIGAGVPQDWATHMLGHELTARHGLDHAQTLAVILPALLVEKKQQKRAKLLQYAERVWNIRESSEDQRIDAAIEATRHFFESMGVATRLSDYKLDGSTIPLLIKKLEEHGMTALGEHGDITLADSKRIYEAAV, translated from the coding sequence ATGCAAAATTTTACCCTTCATACCCCAACTAAAGTGCTGTTTGGTACTGGTCAGATAGCGCAACTGAATAAAGAAATCCCTGCTGATGCCCGAATTTTAATTACCTATGGTGGCGGCAGCATCAAGAAAAATGGTGTGCTCGACCAAGTTCACCAAGCGCTGAAAGGCTTTGATTTCGTGGAGTTTGGCGGCATAGAGCCAAACCCAACTTATGAAACCTTAATGAAAGCAGTCGAGGTTTGCCGGAGTGAGAAAATCAATTTCCTACTCGCGGTGGGCGGCGGTTCAGTCTTGGATGGCACTAAATTCATCGCGGCGGCGGTCAATTATCCACAAGATCCATGGCATATTCTGGAAACCACCGGCAGAGATATCAAAGAAGCGCTGCCAATGGGTTCAGTCCTGACCTTGCCTGCAACCGGCTCTGAAACTAACAGCGGTGCTGTTATCAGCCGCCGCAGCACCGGCGATAAACAACATTTCTTCTCACCTCTCGTCCAGCCGCTGTTTGCTGTGCTGGACCCAGTGGTAACTTATACCTTGCCGCCACGCCAGGTCGCTAATGGTGTGGTCGATGCTTTTGTTCACACTATTGAGCAATATCTGACTTATCCGGTCGATGCAAAAGTGCAAGATCGTTTTGCTGAGGGCTTGCTGCTAACACTGATTGAAGATGGCCCGAAAGCCTTGACTGATCCTGAAAATTACAATGTCCGTGCCAACATTATGTGGAGCGCGACTATGGCATTAAACGGCCTAATTGGTGCTGGTGTGCCACAAGACTGGGCGACGCATATGCTGGGCCACGAACTGACAGCACGTCACGGGTTGGACCATGCGCAAACATTGGCCGTGATATTACCGGCCTTGTTGGTGGAGAAAAAACAACAAAAACGCGCGAAATTACTGCAATATGCAGAGCGTGTGTGGAATATCCGCGAAAGTAGCGAAGACCAACGCATTGATGCTGCCATTGAAGCAACTCGTCACTTCTTTGAAAGCATGGGTGTCGCAACTCGTTTGTCCGATTACAAACTCGATGGCAGCACTATTCCCTTGCTTATCAAAAAATTAGAAGAGCACGGGATGACTGCCCTTGGCGAACACGGCGACATCACTTTAGCCGATAGCAAACGTATCTACGAAGCTGCGGTCTAA
- the dkgA gene encoding 2,5-didehydrogluconate reductase DkgA: MATQPIIKLHDGNLMPQLGLGVWQASIEETQLAVSKALEVGYRSIDTAAIYKNEEGVGQALKTANVARDELFITTKLWNDSQHNPKQALEESLEKLQLDYVDLYLIHWPDPAQDSYVSAWRELIALKEKGLIRSIGVCNFNIPHLQRLIDETGVAPAVNQIELHPLLQQRQLHAWNATHHIATESWSPLAQGGDGVFDQAVIRQLAQKYSKTPAQIVIRWHLDCGLIVIPKSVTPARIRENFAVFDFKLHKDELTAISKLDSGKRLGPDPDVFGSDR; this comes from the coding sequence ATGGCGACGCAACCCATTATCAAATTGCACGATGGAAATCTGATGCCACAACTCGGCCTTGGCGTTTGGCAAGCAAGCATTGAAGAAACACAACTTGCTGTCAGCAAGGCGCTGGAGGTCGGCTATCGATCAATCGATACTGCGGCTATTTATAAGAATGAGGAGGGGGTTGGTCAGGCGCTGAAAACCGCCAATGTCGCCCGTGATGAGCTCTTTATCACCACCAAACTGTGGAATGACAGTCAGCATAATCCAAAGCAAGCACTGGAAGAGAGTCTGGAAAAACTTCAGCTCGATTATGTGGATCTGTATCTAATCCACTGGCCAGATCCTGCTCAGGACAGCTATGTCAGTGCTTGGCGTGAACTTATCGCACTGAAAGAAAAGGGTTTGATCCGCAGTATTGGGGTCTGTAACTTCAATATCCCTCATCTGCAACGGTTAATTGATGAAACCGGCGTAGCCCCTGCTGTTAATCAGATTGAGCTTCACCCTTTGCTACAACAGCGGCAGCTCCATGCCTGGAATGCCACACATCATATTGCGACTGAGTCCTGGAGCCCACTTGCTCAGGGTGGCGATGGCGTTTTTGATCAGGCGGTCATTCGTCAATTAGCACAAAAATACAGCAAAACACCGGCACAAATCGTGATCCGTTGGCATCTGGACTGCGGGCTGATTGTTATTCCAAAGTCAGTAACACCGGCACGTATCAGGGAAAACTTTGCAGTATTTGATTTTAAACTACACAAAGATGAACTGACGGCAATTTCGAAGTTAGATAGCGGAAAGCGGCTGGGGCCAGACCCGGATGTTTTCGGATCTGACCGCTGA
- a CDS encoding YgiQ family radical SAM protein, whose translation MSTSLIQPERDLFSYQPYWAECYGTAPFLPMSREEMDILGWDSCDIIVITGDAYVDHPSFGMAIIGRMLEAQGFRVGIIAQPDWSNKNDFMRLGEPNLFFGVTAGNMDSMINRYTADRKLRHDDAYTPDNQSGKRPDRATLVYSQRCKEAYSHVPVLLGGIEASLRRIAHYDYWSDTVRRSVIVDAKADMLVYGNGERPLVEVAHRLAAGEKIADIQDVRNTVVMRKTALPGWSGVDSTRMDKPGRIEAIPNPYGEDLPCATDSVPEPEAKPITVRAAKPKPWEKTYVLLPSYEKVKADKVLYAHTSRILHHETNPGCARALMQKHGDRYIWINPPAIPLSTEEMDSVFALPYQRVPHPSYGKSPIPAYDMIRFSINIMRGCYGGCSFCSITEHEGRIIQSRSEDSIIREIEEIRDKVPGFTGIISDLGGPTANMYMLRCQSPRAEQTCRRASCVYPEICQHMDTNHQPTISLYRRARDLKGIKKILIASGVRYDLAVEDPRYIKELASHHVGGYLKIAPEHTEEGPLSKMMKPGMGSYQRFKELFDTYSKQAGKEQYLIPYFISAHPGTEDKDMVNLALWLKKNRFRLDQVQNFYPSPLANSTTMYYTGKNPLGKVDYKSEDVVVPKGDRQRRLHKALLRYHDPANWPMIRTALEDMGLQHLIGGRRECLVPALTLEEQREARRAYRQHTPALTKHTSITRQRQPGSRTNTTPAGKTPENKASSGKVVRATAGTSTPKASGSKTGANRAPVNKPAGATRGKAKHH comes from the coding sequence ATGAGTACCAGCCTGATCCAGCCAGAGCGCGACCTGTTTTCTTATCAGCCTTATTGGGCTGAATGCTATGGCACTGCGCCATTCCTGCCGATGTCTCGCGAAGAAATGGACATATTGGGCTGGGATAGCTGCGACATTATTGTCATCACCGGTGATGCGTATGTCGATCACCCCAGTTTTGGCATGGCTATCATTGGCCGCATGCTGGAGGCTCAGGGCTTCCGTGTTGGGATTATTGCTCAGCCAGATTGGAGCAATAAAAATGATTTCATGCGCTTGGGTGAACCGAATCTGTTCTTCGGGGTTACTGCGGGCAATATGGACTCGATGATTAACCGATATACCGCTGACCGTAAGTTGCGCCATGACGATGCATACACGCCAGATAACCAAAGCGGTAAGCGGCCAGACCGTGCCACGCTGGTGTATAGCCAGCGCTGCAAAGAAGCCTATAGTCATGTACCTGTTTTATTAGGGGGTATTGAAGCCAGCTTACGGCGTATTGCCCACTATGATTATTGGTCAGATACTGTACGCCGCTCGGTGATTGTGGATGCCAAAGCCGATATGTTGGTATATGGCAATGGTGAGCGGCCACTGGTTGAGGTTGCACACCGCTTGGCTGCTGGTGAGAAAATCGCTGATATTCAGGATGTCCGTAATACCGTTGTCATGCGCAAAACCGCATTACCGGGCTGGAGTGGTGTGGATTCTACCCGGATGGATAAACCGGGCCGAATAGAAGCTATTCCTAACCCGTATGGCGAAGATTTGCCGTGTGCGACGGACAGTGTGCCTGAGCCGGAAGCCAAGCCAATTACCGTGCGAGCCGCTAAACCCAAGCCGTGGGAAAAAACCTATGTCTTGCTGCCATCCTATGAAAAAGTGAAAGCGGATAAAGTGCTGTATGCCCACACTTCGCGGATTTTGCATCATGAAACCAACCCAGGCTGTGCGCGGGCTTTGATGCAAAAGCACGGCGATCGCTATATCTGGATTAACCCACCGGCTATTCCACTTAGCACCGAAGAAATGGACAGTGTTTTTGCGCTCCCTTATCAGCGCGTACCGCATCCATCGTATGGGAAATCACCGATTCCGGCTTACGATATGATTCGTTTTTCGATCAATATTATGCGCGGTTGTTATGGTGGTTGCTCGTTTTGTTCTATTACCGAACATGAAGGGCGTATTATTCAGAGCCGTTCTGAAGACTCCATCATTCGTGAAATAGAAGAAATCCGCGATAAAGTCCCTGGTTTTACGGGTATTATTTCTGATCTGGGTGGCCCGACGGCAAATATGTATATGTTGCGTTGCCAGTCACCTCGAGCCGAGCAGACGTGTCGTCGCGCATCCTGTGTTTATCCTGAAATCTGCCAGCACATGGATACTAACCATCAGCCGACGATCTCTTTGTATCGGCGAGCGCGTGATTTAAAAGGGATTAAAAAAATCCTGATCGCCTCCGGTGTTCGCTATGACCTGGCAGTGGAAGATCCGCGTTATATCAAAGAATTAGCTAGCCATCATGTAGGCGGCTACTTAAAAATAGCGCCGGAACACACCGAGGAAGGGCCACTTTCCAAAATGATGAAACCGGGGATGGGCAGCTATCAGCGCTTTAAAGAGCTGTTTGATACCTATTCCAAGCAGGCGGGTAAAGAGCAGTATTTGATTCCTTATTTCATCTCTGCGCACCCAGGGACGGAAGATAAAGATATGGTCAATTTGGCTCTTTGGCTCAAGAAAAACCGCTTCCGTTTGGATCAGGTGCAGAATTTCTACCCATCACCGCTGGCTAACTCCACAACCATGTATTACACCGGCAAAAATCCGCTGGGCAAAGTGGATTACAAGAGTGAGGATGTTGTTGTTCCTAAAGGTGATCGCCAACGGCGGTTGCATAAAGCATTGCTGCGCTATCATGATCCCGCGAACTGGCCGATGATTCGCACAGCATTAGAAGATATGGGGCTGCAACATCTGATTGGTGGCCGTCGTGAATGCTTGGTTCCGGCCCTAACTCTGGAAGAGCAACGTGAAGCTCGCCGGGCGTATCGGCAACATACTCCGGCACTGACTAAGCACACGTCGATAACTCGCCAGCGCCAGCCGGGTAGCCGCACAAACACCACTCCTGCCGGTAAAACACCTGAAAATAAAGCTTCTTCGGGTAAAGTCGTGCGGGCAACCGCGGGCACATCTACGCCCAAGGCATCAGGTAGCAAAACCGGCGCAAACAGAGCGCCGGTGAATAAACCCGCTGGAGCGACCAGAGGGAAAGCCAAGCATCATTAA
- the ftsP gene encoding cell division protein FtsP, whose protein sequence is MSLSRRQFIQATGLALGAGSLPLRAQANSTQQSSLPIPPLLESRRGQPLFLTLQRAHWAFSGRQKAAVWGINGMYLGPTVRVYSGDDVKLIYSNRLTEPVSMTISGLQVPGTLMGGASRMISPGVDWSPVLPVRQPAATCWYHANTPNRMAPHVYNGLAGMWLVEDDVSKAMPLPSHYGVDDFPIIIQDKRLDNFGVPEYDPPAKGGFIGDTLLVNGVQSPFVEVSRGWVRLRLLNASNARRYTLQLSDGRPLHVVASDQGFLPAPVAVQQLSLAPGERREVVIDMSQGSEVSITAGESAGIMDRLRGLFEPSTILISTLVLTLKPTGLLPLVTDNLPMRLLSDQILDGSVVRSREFRLGDDLPGINGAIWDMNRVDAQAQQGTWERWTIHADMPQAFHIQGVSFLVKNVNGAPAMAEDRGWKDTVWVDGDVELLVYFNQVSSEHFPFLFYSQTLEMADRGTAGQLVTQAAPTLG, encoded by the coding sequence ATGTCACTCAGTCGTCGCCAGTTCATTCAGGCTACGGGCTTAGCGCTTGGCGCAGGCTCGTTGCCATTGAGGGCACAGGCTAATAGTACCCAGCAATCCTCGTTACCTATTCCACCTTTACTGGAATCTCGCCGTGGCCAACCGTTGTTTTTGACTTTACAGCGGGCGCACTGGGCCTTCAGTGGCAGACAAAAAGCGGCGGTGTGGGGTATCAATGGTATGTATCTGGGGCCGACTGTCCGGGTTTATAGCGGGGATGACGTTAAGCTCATTTATAGCAACCGTTTGACTGAGCCAGTATCAATGACCATCAGTGGGCTACAAGTTCCGGGCACATTGATGGGGGGCGCGTCGCGTATGATTTCCCCTGGTGTCGATTGGTCGCCAGTATTGCCAGTAAGGCAACCCGCTGCCACCTGTTGGTATCATGCCAATACACCTAACCGCATGGCACCCCATGTTTATAATGGGCTGGCCGGTATGTGGCTGGTGGAAGATGACGTCAGCAAAGCCATGCCGCTGCCGAGCCATTACGGTGTTGATGATTTTCCGATTATTATTCAGGACAAGCGGCTCGATAACTTCGGCGTACCGGAATATGACCCACCAGCCAAAGGTGGTTTTATCGGTGACACTTTGCTGGTTAACGGTGTGCAAAGCCCGTTTGTTGAAGTTTCTCGTGGTTGGGTGCGGTTACGTTTATTAAATGCATCCAATGCCCGTCGCTATACCTTACAACTGAGTGATGGCCGCCCATTGCATGTGGTTGCCAGTGATCAGGGTTTTCTACCCGCGCCTGTGGCGGTGCAGCAGCTCTCGTTAGCGCCGGGTGAGCGGCGTGAAGTCGTTATTGATATGTCACAGGGCAGCGAAGTGTCGATTACGGCCGGTGAATCCGCCGGGATTATGGATCGATTGCGCGGGCTTTTTGAGCCATCGACTATTCTGATTTCTACCTTGGTGCTGACATTAAAACCAACTGGCCTGTTGCCGTTGGTCACTGATAATTTACCAATGCGTTTGCTCTCAGATCAGATTTTGGACGGCAGTGTGGTTCGTTCCCGCGAGTTCCGTTTAGGGGATGACTTGCCAGGAATTAATGGCGCTATCTGGGATATGAACCGGGTTGATGCTCAAGCACAGCAGGGTACTTGGGAACGTTGGACCATTCATGCCGATATGCCGCAAGCATTCCATATTCAGGGCGTTTCGTTCTTGGTGAAAAACGTCAATGGTGCGCCCGCGATGGCCGAAGATCGTGGCTGGAAGGATACAGTTTGGGTTGATGGTGATGTGGAATTGTTGGTGTATTTCAATCAGGTCTCTTCTGAACATTTCCCATTCCTGTTTTACAGCCAGACCCTCGAGATGGCAGACCGTGGAACCGCCGGGCAACTGGTGACGCAGGCGGCGCCAACACTCGGCTAA
- a CDS encoding 1-acylglycerol-3-phosphate O-acyltransferase encodes MLLIVRTVLAVLYCFLVCVFGSIYCLFRPRNPRNLATFAHLFGRMSVLFGITVEQRIPSDAAHYGTCIYIANHQNNYDMVTMSNVVQSGTVTVGKKSLLWIPLFGPLYWLTGNLLIDRDNRAKAHGTIAQVVEQVKKKNVSIWMFPEGTRSRGRGLLPFKTGAFHAAIAAGVPIVPICVSSTNHIKLNRWSNGKVIVEIMPPVDTTGYGKDRVRELSEHCRNLMLAKIEQLDAEIAQQAATEK; translated from the coding sequence ATGCTATTAATTGTGCGCACGGTGCTGGCAGTTTTATATTGTTTTCTAGTGTGTGTATTTGGTTCGATTTATTGCCTGTTTCGCCCACGGAATCCGCGTAATCTTGCCACGTTCGCCCATCTCTTTGGCCGAATGTCAGTATTATTTGGGATTACCGTTGAGCAGCGAATTCCCTCAGATGCAGCGCACTACGGTACCTGCATTTATATCGCAAACCATCAAAATAACTACGATATGGTCACGATGTCGAATGTCGTTCAATCCGGCACTGTCACCGTGGGTAAAAAGAGCTTGCTGTGGATACCGTTATTTGGCCCATTATATTGGCTGACGGGGAATCTTCTTATTGACCGTGATAACCGGGCTAAAGCACATGGTACTATTGCTCAAGTTGTTGAACAAGTTAAGAAAAAGAATGTTTCTATCTGGATGTTCCCCGAAGGGACTCGTAGCCGTGGCCGTGGTTTGCTGCCGTTCAAGACTGGTGCATTTCATGCAGCTATCGCCGCAGGGGTGCCAATTGTGCCAATCTGTGTGTCCAGTACTAACCATATCAAGTTAAACCGTTGGTCAAATGGCAAAGTTATTGTAGAAATAATGCCGCCAGTTGATACCACCGGGTATGGCAAAGATCGCGTTCGTGAGTTGTCAGAGCATTGCCGTAATTTGATGCTGGCTAAAATTGAACAACTTGATGCAGAAATTGCCCAGCAGGCAGCAACTGAAAAATAA
- the parC gene encoding DNA topoisomerase IV subunit A — MSDLTHDGAERIPLHTFTENAYLNYSMYVIMDRALPFIGDGLKPVQRRIVYAMSELGLSNNAKFKKSARTVGDVLGKYHPHGDSACYEAMVLMAQPFSYRYPLVDGQGNWGAPDDPKSFAAMRYTESRLSKYAEVLLGELGQGTVDWVPNFDGTMQEPKMLPARLPNILLNGTTGIAVGMATDIPPHNVREIAQAVIALIDKPTTSLDELLEFVQGPDFPTEAEIITPRDEIRKIYQNGRGSVRMRALWKKEDGSAVITALPHQVSGAKVLEQIASQMRAKKLPMVEDLRDESDHENPTRLVIVPRTNRVDLDQVMNHLFATTDLERSYRINMNMIGLDHRPSVKGLLEILTEWLIFRRQTVRNRLNYRLEKVLKRLHILEGLLIAFLNIDEVIHIIRTEDEPKPLLMQHFAISETQAEAILELKLRHLAKLEEMKIRGEQDDLAKERDQLQALLASERKLNTLIKKEIQADAAAYGDDRRSPLTERGEAKAMSEHDIVPSEPVTIVLSEMGWVRSAKGHDIDPSGLSYKAGDSFRAAARGKSNQPVVFMDSTGRSYALDPLALPSARGQGEPLTGKLTLPPGATIEQVLMASDDQKLLMASDAGYGFVCTFNDLVAKNRAGKTMITLPENAKVLPPLEIYGPDDMLLSITAAGRMLMFPVADLPELSKGKGNKIVSIPAADAAAGKDRLVWLFVLPPQTSITLHFGKRKLTLRPEDLQKFRAERGRKGSPLPRGLQRIDRVDVDAPERPIPIDNEE, encoded by the coding sequence AATAACGCAAAATTCAAAAAATCCGCCCGTACAGTCGGTGACGTGCTGGGTAAATATCACCCACATGGCGACAGCGCTTGTTATGAAGCTATGGTATTGATGGCGCAGCCATTTTCCTACCGTTATCCATTGGTTGATGGGCAAGGGAACTGGGGGGCACCGGATGACCCTAAATCTTTTGCGGCGATGCGTTACACCGAATCTCGGCTATCTAAATATGCAGAAGTTTTGCTGGGCGAGTTGGGGCAGGGCACTGTTGATTGGGTACCAAACTTTGATGGCACCATGCAGGAGCCGAAAATGCTACCTGCACGTTTGCCGAATATTCTGCTCAATGGTACCACCGGCATTGCCGTCGGGATGGCAACAGATATTCCACCCCATAATGTGCGCGAAATTGCACAGGCAGTAATTGCCCTTATTGATAAGCCCACCACTTCTCTTGACGAGTTGCTGGAGTTCGTACAAGGGCCTGATTTCCCAACGGAAGCAGAAATCATCACTCCGCGTGATGAAATTCGTAAGATTTACCAGAATGGCCGTGGGTCGGTGCGGATGCGGGCATTGTGGAAGAAAGAAGATGGTAGCGCGGTGATTACTGCCCTGCCACATCAGGTTTCCGGTGCTAAAGTGCTGGAGCAGATTGCCAGCCAAATGCGCGCTAAGAAGTTGCCGATGGTTGAGGATTTACGCGATGAATCTGACCATGAAAATCCTACTCGTTTGGTAATTGTTCCGCGTACCAATCGTGTCGATCTGGATCAGGTAATGAACCATCTGTTCGCCACCACGGATCTGGAAAGAAGTTATCGCATTAACATGAATATGATCGGCCTGGATCATCGCCCGTCAGTCAAAGGGCTGTTGGAAATCCTGACTGAGTGGCTGATATTCCGTCGTCAAACAGTACGTAACCGACTGAATTATCGGCTAGAAAAGGTATTAAAACGGCTGCATATTTTAGAAGGTTTATTGATTGCCTTCCTTAATATCGATGAAGTTATTCATATCATCCGTACTGAGGATGAGCCAAAACCATTGCTGATGCAGCACTTTGCGATTTCTGAAACTCAGGCTGAAGCTATCCTCGAACTGAAACTCCGCCATTTAGCTAAATTGGAAGAGATGAAGATCCGCGGTGAGCAAGATGATCTAGCCAAAGAACGCGATCAATTACAGGCGTTATTGGCATCAGAACGTAAGCTTAACACACTGATTAAAAAAGAAATCCAGGCTGATGCTGCTGCTTATGGTGATGACCGCCGTTCACCACTGACTGAGCGCGGTGAAGCCAAAGCCATGAGTGAGCATGACATTGTGCCGTCTGAGCCGGTGACCATCGTGTTGTCTGAAATGGGATGGGTGCGCAGTGCCAAAGGCCATGATATTGACCCGAGTGGATTAAGTTATAAAGCCGGTGATAGCTTCCGTGCTGCGGCACGCGGCAAGAGTAACCAACCGGTGGTCTTTATGGACTCAACCGGCCGCAGCTATGCGTTGGACCCACTGGCACTACCGTCAGCGCGTGGGCAAGGGGAGCCGCTAACCGGTAAGTTAACTCTGCCGCCAGGGGCAACTATTGAACAGGTATTGATGGCGTCAGACGATCAGAAGTTATTGATGGCTTCAGATGCGGGTTATGGTTTTGTCTGTACATTCAATGATTTGGTTGCCAAAAACCGAGCTGGTAAGACGATGATTACCTTGCCGGAAAATGCCAAAGTGTTGCCGCCATTGGAAATTTATGGGCCGGATGACATGCTGCTATCCATCACTGCTGCTGGCCGTATGTTGATGTTCCCGGTGGCAGATCTACCTGAGTTATCAAAAGGTAAGGGCAATAAAATAGTCTCAATCCCAGCGGCGGATGCTGCTGCGGGTAAAGATCGCCTGGTCTGGTTATTTGTCTTGCCTCCTCAAACATCCATTACCCTTCACTTCGGTAAACGTAAGCTAACCTTACGGCCAGAAGATTTGCAGAAATTCAGAGCTGAACGTGGCCGGAAAGGTTCTCCACTGCCTCGTGGTCTGCAACGTATTGATCGCGTTGATGTTGATGCACCAGAGCGGCCGATACCCATAGATAATGAAGAGTAA